One genomic region from bacterium BMS3Abin11 encodes:
- the lpxC gene encoding UDP-3-O-[3-hydroxymyristoyl] N-acetylglucosamine deacetylase: MMIKQRTLKNVIRATGVGLHTGEKVYLTLRPAPVDTGVVFRRIDLEVPVEVPAIADNVGDTRLSTSLEKDGIKISTVEHLMSAFAGLGIDNAYVDLTAPEVPIMDGSAGPFVFLLQSAGIQEQSSAKKYIRIRKKLRLEDGDKWAQFKPLDGFKVSFTIDFDHPVIKNAVQVATVDFSTTSFVKEVSRARTFGFMHDLEALRNVGLARGGSLDNAIVMDNYHILNEDGLRYEDEFVKHKVLDAIGDLYLLGHPLIGEFSAHKSGHELNNRLLRMLINDESAFEVVSFDDPKEAPIPFSGVVPATQ, encoded by the coding sequence ATGATGATCAAACAACGCACTCTGAAAAATGTGATACGTGCCACAGGTGTTGGACTCCACACCGGTGAAAAGGTTTATTTGACTCTCCGACCTGCACCGGTCGATACGGGTGTGGTGTTTAGGCGAATCGACCTGGAGGTGCCCGTTGAAGTCCCTGCCATAGCGGATAATGTGGGCGATACCCGATTATCCACATCACTGGAGAAGGACGGCATAAAGATTTCAACTGTTGAGCATCTGATGTCAGCCTTTGCTGGACTTGGGATTGATAATGCTTATGTTGATCTTACAGCTCCGGAAGTGCCGATTATGGACGGAAGTGCCGGGCCTTTTGTATTCCTGTTGCAATCAGCCGGTATTCAGGAACAGTCCAGTGCCAAGAAGTATATTCGAATCAGAAAAAAACTGAGACTGGAAGATGGTGATAAATGGGCTCAGTTTAAACCTCTGGACGGTTTTAAGGTTTCATTTACAATCGATTTTGATCACCCCGTTATTAAGAATGCGGTACAGGTCGCAACAGTCGATTTTTCAACCACTTCTTTTGTCAAAGAAGTCAGTCGGGCGAGGACCTTCGGTTTTATGCATGACCTGGAGGCATTGAGGAATGTTGGCCTGGCGCGTGGTGGCAGTCTTGATAATGCCATCGTCATGGATAATTACCATATTTTGAATGAAGATGGCCTGCGTTACGAAGATGAATTCGTCAAACACAAAGTGCTGGATGCGATTGGTGATCTTTACCTGCTCGGACATCCGTTGATCGGTGAATTTAGTGCCCACAAGTCCGGTCATGAGCTGAATAATCGCTTATTACGAATGCTGATTAATGATGAAAGTGCCTTTGAGGTTGTATCCTTCGATGACCCGAAGGAAGCACCAATACCATTTTCAGGTGTTGTGCCTGCCACGCAATAG